A window of the Phaenicophaeus curvirostris isolate KB17595 chromosome 9, BPBGC_Pcur_1.0, whole genome shotgun sequence genome harbors these coding sequences:
- the LOC138723844 gene encoding interferon-induced protein with tetratricopeptide repeats 5-like isoform X1 — MSSISKIALQQPLLQLQCHFTWNLQREDVDLDDLEETIGDQIKFFTKYNITIYNLLSYVCHLKDANEEALRSLKKAEEIVKRNYPGEIARSLVTWGNYAWIYYYMERYEEAQSYVNKVANSCKKLSSIAQWKIHLPEINAEKGWAFLKFGVNYYERAKDCFENALKGEPNNPEFNAGYAIAMHRLEDCFHRECEDVSLSFKPLKRAVELNPEDTPIVALLALKLQDLKRVDEGERYIQEAMQKTPEFPYFLRYAAKFYRRKGDVDKALEIVKKALEVTPNSVFLHHQLALCYRAKLFQLKKSTRYPPQDQVEELIQHSIFHFKIVTDKRPKLFVAHTDLAKMYVEAKRYEEAKATFQKMFQINNIPNIDKQRFYYHYGNFHHFQMKSESEAIQCYIEALKIENVSGIAHKCRTILKKLLDQRIQGGSRNATDFGTLGFIYNLNGEKHEAIKCYEKAVELCPNNEEYLSALCQLQLSISM, encoded by the exons atGAG tAGCATTTCAAAGATTGCCTtgcagcagcccctgctgcaGCTACAATGTCATTTCACATGGAATTTGCAAAGAGAGGATGTGGATCTTGATGACCTAGAGGAAACAATTGGTGATCAGATCAAGTTTTTCACAAAATACAACATCACAATTTATAATCTACTATCATATGTATGCCACCTAAAGGATGCAAATGAGGAAGCCCTCAGAAGTCtcaaaaaagctgaagaaatagTGAAAAGAAATTATCCAGGTGAAATTGCCAGAAGTCTTGTTACCTGGGGGAACTATGCCTGGATCTATTACTACATGGAGAGATATGAAGAAGCTCAAAGTTATGTAAACAAAGTGGCAAACAGCTGCAAAAAACTTTCAAGTATAGCTCAATGGAAGATTCATCTTCCAGAAATCAATGCTGAGAAAGGATGGGCATTTTTAAAGTTTGGAGTAAATTATTATGAGAGAGCAAAGGATTGCTTTGAGAATGCTCTGAAGGGTGAACCCAACAACCCAGAATTTAATGCTGGCTACGCAATAGCAATGCATCGTTTGGAAGATTGTTTTCACAGAGAATGTGAAGATGTAAGCCTGTCCTTCAAGCCCCTGAAGCGTGCAGTGGAACTGAATCCAGAGGATACTCCCATTGTGGCATTACTTGCATTAAAACTTCAGGACTTAAAGCGAGTTGATGAAGGGGAGAGATACATTCAAGAAGCAATGCAGAAAACCCCTGAATTTCCTTATTTCCTGCGATATGCTGCTAAATTTTACAGAAGGAAAGGAGATGTGGACAAGGCACTGGAGATCGTGAAAAAGGCCCTGGAAGTGACGCCAAACTCTGTGTTTTTGCATCACCAGCTAGCACTCTGCTACAGAGCAAAGTTGTTTCAACTGAAAAAGTCTACAAGATATCCACCTCAAGATCAAGTGGAAGAACTCATCCAGcattccatttttcattttaaaatagtgaCTGACAAAAGGCCAAAACTTTTTGTTGCCCATACTGACCTAGCAAAAATGTATGTGGAAGCGAAGAGGTATGAAGAAGCAAAAGcgacatttcagaaaatgtttcagatAAATAATATACCCAATATTGATAAACAACGATTCTACTACCATTATGGcaattttcatcattttcaaatgaaatcgGAATCTGAAGCCATTCAGTGTTACATAGAAGCACTGAaaattgaaaatgtttctgGCATTGCCCATAAGTGCAGAACTATTCTGAAGAAATTGTTGGATCAAAGAATTCAAGGAGGTTCAAGAAATGCTACAGATTTTGGTACACTTGGATTCATTTATAACCTAAATGGTGAGAAACATGAAGCAATTAAGTGTTATGAGAAAGCTGTTGAATTGTGTCCCAACAATGAAGAATATCTGAGTGCATTATGTCAGCTACAACTTTCTATCTCAATGTAA
- the LOC138723844 gene encoding interferon-induced protein with tetratricopeptide repeats 5-like isoform X2, with protein sequence MSISKIALQQPLLQLQCHFTWNLQREDVDLDDLEETIGDQIKFFTKYNITIYNLLSYVCHLKDANEEALRSLKKAEEIVKRNYPGEIARSLVTWGNYAWIYYYMERYEEAQSYVNKVANSCKKLSSIAQWKIHLPEINAEKGWAFLKFGVNYYERAKDCFENALKGEPNNPEFNAGYAIAMHRLEDCFHRECEDVSLSFKPLKRAVELNPEDTPIVALLALKLQDLKRVDEGERYIQEAMQKTPEFPYFLRYAAKFYRRKGDVDKALEIVKKALEVTPNSVFLHHQLALCYRAKLFQLKKSTRYPPQDQVEELIQHSIFHFKIVTDKRPKLFVAHTDLAKMYVEAKRYEEAKATFQKMFQINNIPNIDKQRFYYHYGNFHHFQMKSESEAIQCYIEALKIENVSGIAHKCRTILKKLLDQRIQGGSRNATDFGTLGFIYNLNGEKHEAIKCYEKAVELCPNNEEYLSALCQLQLSISM encoded by the exons atGAG CATTTCAAAGATTGCCTtgcagcagcccctgctgcaGCTACAATGTCATTTCACATGGAATTTGCAAAGAGAGGATGTGGATCTTGATGACCTAGAGGAAACAATTGGTGATCAGATCAAGTTTTTCACAAAATACAACATCACAATTTATAATCTACTATCATATGTATGCCACCTAAAGGATGCAAATGAGGAAGCCCTCAGAAGTCtcaaaaaagctgaagaaatagTGAAAAGAAATTATCCAGGTGAAATTGCCAGAAGTCTTGTTACCTGGGGGAACTATGCCTGGATCTATTACTACATGGAGAGATATGAAGAAGCTCAAAGTTATGTAAACAAAGTGGCAAACAGCTGCAAAAAACTTTCAAGTATAGCTCAATGGAAGATTCATCTTCCAGAAATCAATGCTGAGAAAGGATGGGCATTTTTAAAGTTTGGAGTAAATTATTATGAGAGAGCAAAGGATTGCTTTGAGAATGCTCTGAAGGGTGAACCCAACAACCCAGAATTTAATGCTGGCTACGCAATAGCAATGCATCGTTTGGAAGATTGTTTTCACAGAGAATGTGAAGATGTAAGCCTGTCCTTCAAGCCCCTGAAGCGTGCAGTGGAACTGAATCCAGAGGATACTCCCATTGTGGCATTACTTGCATTAAAACTTCAGGACTTAAAGCGAGTTGATGAAGGGGAGAGATACATTCAAGAAGCAATGCAGAAAACCCCTGAATTTCCTTATTTCCTGCGATATGCTGCTAAATTTTACAGAAGGAAAGGAGATGTGGACAAGGCACTGGAGATCGTGAAAAAGGCCCTGGAAGTGACGCCAAACTCTGTGTTTTTGCATCACCAGCTAGCACTCTGCTACAGAGCAAAGTTGTTTCAACTGAAAAAGTCTACAAGATATCCACCTCAAGATCAAGTGGAAGAACTCATCCAGcattccatttttcattttaaaatagtgaCTGACAAAAGGCCAAAACTTTTTGTTGCCCATACTGACCTAGCAAAAATGTATGTGGAAGCGAAGAGGTATGAAGAAGCAAAAGcgacatttcagaaaatgtttcagatAAATAATATACCCAATATTGATAAACAACGATTCTACTACCATTATGGcaattttcatcattttcaaatgaaatcgGAATCTGAAGCCATTCAGTGTTACATAGAAGCACTGAaaattgaaaatgtttctgGCATTGCCCATAAGTGCAGAACTATTCTGAAGAAATTGTTGGATCAAAGAATTCAAGGAGGTTCAAGAAATGCTACAGATTTTGGTACACTTGGATTCATTTATAACCTAAATGGTGAGAAACATGAAGCAATTAAGTGTTATGAGAAAGCTGTTGAATTGTGTCCCAACAATGAAGAATATCTGAGTGCATTATGTCAGCTACAACTTTCTATCTCAATGTAA